The sequence TGCAGCACAAACAACATGTTAGTTGGTGCACAAAGAGATGGGGGTACTCTGATAAGCAGCTTCAGGATGAGATAATAAGCACCTTGAGATATTTTGCAGGATCGAATGAGGGCTGTGCGTGATGCAGGTAGTAGTGTGTGCAATCATAGATCACGTAACCCAACAGGCCACCTCCAAACACGCCAGGAGTGGTAGTTGTAGTAGTGAAGAGCCTGACAAAATTCCAGAACTGGATGGACAAGAACAGCATGAAAAATAAATACAGCATATGGTAGAACAAAAATGGTAAGTTAAATACACGTTCTTTCGCAATCCTGCAGAGGGCATCCAACTCGGTTCGAATGGCTAACACTCTTTCATGTACAGGCAGGCAGTAAAAGGCTAAAGCAGTATATAGAACAAATGCGGAAAAGTGTTGCCATGCTTCAGTTGATGGGTGCCACTAACAGTGTTGTCCTGACATTTTACCAATGAGGAAGATTATATTTACCGGATAGCACAAGATGGCTGCTGCAGTTGGCGGAAATACAAGTCGAAGCCCATCCATTGGATGCTTGTGATGGCATCCATGCAGAAGATAATGAGCCGTGTTTGTCCTGCCATGCCGAAACAGCTCTGATCAGGAGATGGTCGTCTCATCTGTTAAGACTTATAAGCAGTAAATGGGAGCACAACTTACCAGTAACTTTTAGTGTCTATGTGGAACAGGTACCGATGCAGCACGTATTCAACCAGTGTCCAGATAAATATTCCTGCCACAACCATCAGCGCTACTTGTGGAACTGTGTGGCCCATTTGGATCGATGTATTCAGGCACCAGCAAACAACAGGCAACCAAATGAGAGGAACTGCCCACCATTTCGTACGTGTTAAGAACTGAAATGAGCCATTCATCAGAACATAATGTCCGAAATTTCAGATAGATGAAGTGCAAAAGAAAAAACAGAATGTTCACCTCCAATACATCATTGGCAAAAAACCGTGGCCCCTCCTTGCTGACGATTGGCTGGTGAACCCAGTCCTGATACTGTTCCTCCAGATGACCAACCTGAAAAATTACCAGCCAAATATTTGAATACATAATCAAAGAGCAGGCCTGGATTTGAACTGCACCCAAACACCAAAGCTTAAACAGAAAAATTAGGCAACAGTCATGATCAAAGATACATCACAATTTAATTATCAGGACTTCTATGGCTTCTCAATTTAATTATCATAAATTACATTTATTAATACATAAAAATATGTACTCTACATCTTTGGGATGAGCAAACAATGTGCTATAAGAACTAACAGCACCTGTAGCTACGAACTCTTAGTCATCTATACTCTACACTGAATTATTCCTTTGGAAAATCAACTTATACCATAATTCTTTTATTAAAAGAACATAAGGCCAATATGCCAAATAGGCACTCAGAGTTGGAAAACAGAGCAAAATTAAATACGGGCACATTTACCTGAAATACAAGAGGCTTGTCCAAATCG comes from Triticum aestivum cultivar Chinese Spring chromosome 5B, IWGSC CS RefSeq v2.1, whole genome shotgun sequence and encodes:
- the LOC123110143 gene encoding dihydroceramide fatty acyl 2-hydroxylase FAH1, which encodes MVAQAFTVDLDKPLVFQVGHLEEQYQDWVHQPIVSKEGPRFFANDVLEFLTRTKWWAVPLIWLPVVCWCLNTSIQMGHTVPQVALMVVAGIFIWTLVEYVLHRYLFHIDTKSYWTNTAHYLLHGCHHKHPMDGLRLVFPPTAAAILCYPFWNFVRLFTTTTTTPGVFGGGLLGYVIYDCTHYYLHHAQPSFDPAKYLKKYHLNHHFRIQNKGFGITSTLWDHVFGTLPSTKTADKSS